In Escherichia ruysiae, a genomic segment contains:
- the yfhM gene encoding alpha2-macroglobulin has translation MKKLRIAACMLMLALAGCDNNDNAPTAVKKDTPSEAAKGTSSENASSAKLSAPERQKLAQQSAGKTLTLLDLSEVQLDGAATLVLTFSIPLDPDQDFSRVVHVVDKKSGKVDGAWELSDNLKELRLRHLEPKRDLIVTIGQEMKALNNATFSKDYEKTITTRDIQPSVGFASRGSLLPGKVVEGLPVMALNVNNVDVNFFRVKPESLPAFISQWEYRNSLANWQSDKLLQMADLVYTGRFDLNPARNTREKLLLPLGDIKPLQQAGVYLAVMNQAGRYDYSNPATLFTLSDIGVSAHRYHNRLDIFTQSLENGAAQQGIEVSLLNEKGQILTQATSDAQGHVQLENDKNAALLLARKDGQTTLLDLKLPALDLAEFNIAGAPGYSKQFFMFGPRDLYRPGETVILNGLLRDADGKALPDQPIKLDVIKPDGQVLRSVVSQPENGLYHFTWQLDSSAATGMWHIRANTGDNQYRMWDFHVEDFMPERMALNLTGEKTPLAPKDEVKFSVVGYYLYGAPANGNTLQGQLFLRPLREAVSALPGFEFGDIAAENLSRTLDEVQLTLDDKGRGEVSTESQWKETHSPLQVILQGSLLESGGRPVTRRAEQAIWPADALPGIRPQFASKSVYNYRTDTTVKQPIVDEGSNAAFDIVYSDAQGVKKAVSGLQVRLIRERRDYFWNWSEDEGWQSQFDQKDLIENEQTLDLQADETGKVSFPVEWGAYRLEVKAPNEAVSSVRFWAGYSWQDNSDGGGAVRPDRVTMKLDKASYRPGDTIKLHIAAPTAGKGYAMVESSEGPLWWQEIDVPAQGLDLTIPVDKTWNRHDLYLSTLVVRPGDKSRSATPKRAVGVLHLPLGDENRRLDLALETPAKMRPNQPLTVKIKASNKNGEMPKQVNVLVSAVDSGVLNITDYVTPDPWQGFFGQKRYGADIYDIYGQVIEGQGRLAALRFGGDGDELKRGGKPPVNHVNIVAQQAQPVTLNEQGEGTVTLPIGDFNGELRVMAQAWTADDFGSNESKVIVAAPVIAELNMPRFMASGDTSRLTLDITNLTDKPQKMNVALTASGLVELVSDSPAPVELAPGVRTTLFIPVRALPGYGDGEIQATISGLNLPGETVADQHKQWKIGVRPAFPAQTVNYGTVLQPGETWAIPAGGLQNFSPVTLEGQLLLSGKPPLNIARYIKELKAYPYGCLEQTTSGLFPSLYTNAAQLQALGIKGDSDDKRRAAVDIGISRLLQMQRDNGGFALWDKYSDEEYWLTAYVMDFLVRAGEQGYSVPTEAINQGNERLLRYLQDPGMMSIPYADNLKASKFAVQSYAALVLSRQQKAPLGALREIWEHRADAASGLPLLQLGVALKTMGDATRGEEAIALALKTPRNDERKWLGDYGSPLRDNALMLSLLEENKLLPDEQYTLLNTLSQQAFGERWLSTQESNSLFLAARSIQDLPGKWQVQTSFSAEPLTGEKTQNSNLHSDQLATLQVTNSGDQPLWLRVDASGYPQSAPLPASNVLQIERHILGTDGKSKSLDSLRSGDLVLVWLQVKASNSVPDALVVDLLPAGLELENQNLANGNASLEQSGSEVQNLLNQMQQASIKHIEFRDDRFVAAVAVDEYQPVTLVYLARAVTPGTYQVPQPMVESMYVPQWRATGAAEDLLIVRP, from the coding sequence ATGAAAAAGTTACGCATAGCCGCCTGCATGTTAATGCTGGCGCTGGCAGGGTGCGACAACAACGATAACGCGCCAACAGCGGTGAAAAAAGATACCCCTTCTGAAGCTGCTAAAGGTACATCTTCGGAAAACGCGAGTTCTGCAAAACTCTCTGCACCGGAGAGGCAAAAGCTGGCACAACAGAGTGCCGGTAAGACACTGACATTGCTTGATCTCTCTGAGGTTCAACTCGATGGTGCAGCCACGCTGGTGCTGACTTTCTCTATCCCCCTCGACCCGGATCAGGATTTCTCGCGTGTTGTTCATGTCGTCGATAAAAAGAGCGGTAAAGTGGATGGTGCCTGGGAGCTGTCAGATAATCTTAAAGAGCTGCGTTTACGCCACCTCGAACCTAAACGTGATTTGATCGTGACTATTGGGCAGGAAATGAAGGCGCTCAATAACGCAACCTTCAGTAAAGATTACGAAAAAACGATCACCACCCGCGATATTCAACCCAGCGTCGGTTTTGCCAGCCGTGGTTCGCTGCTGCCTGGAAAAGTCGTTGAAGGACTGCCGGTAATGGCGCTCAACGTTAACAATGTCGATGTTAACTTCTTCCGTGTTAAACCCGAATCTCTGCCAGCATTCATTAGCCAATGGGAATACCGCAATTCGCTGGCGAACTGGCAATCTGACAAATTGCTGCAGATGGCGGATCTTGTTTACACCGGACGTTTTGATCTCAATCCTGCGCGTAATACCCGTGAAAAATTATTGCTGCCGCTGGGTGATATCAAACCGCTTCAGCAGGCGGGCGTGTATCTGGCTGTGATGAATCAGGCCGGACGTTACGATTACAGCAATCCTGCAACGCTATTTACGTTAAGCGACATTGGCGTATCGGCTCACCGGTATCACAATCGTCTGGATATCTTTACCCAAAGCCTGGAAAACGGCGCGGCTCAGCAAGGAATTGAAGTTTCGTTATTAAATGAGAAAGGGCAGATTCTGACTCAGGCGACCAGTGATGCACAGGGTCATGTACAGCTGGAAAACGATAAAAACGCTGCATTACTGCTGGCGCGTAAAGACGGTCAGACAACTCTGCTCGATTTAAAACTTCCGGCGCTGGACTTAGCGGAATTTAACATTGCTGGTGCACCGGGTTATAGCAAACAGTTCTTTATGTTTGGTCCGCGCGATCTTTATCGCCCGGGTGAAACAGTAATCCTCAACGGCTTACTGCGTGATGCAGACGGTAAAGCTCTGCCGGATCAACCCATCAAGTTAGACGTGATTAAACCTGACGGGCAGGTACTGCGTAGTGTCGTTAGTCAGCCGGAGAATGGCCTCTATCACTTTACCTGGCAACTGGATAGCAGTGCGGCAACCGGCATGTGGCATATTCGCGCTAACACTGGCGATAACCAGTATCGGATGTGGGATTTCCACGTCGAAGATTTTATGCCAGAGCGCATGGCGTTGAATCTGACTGGCGAGAAAACCCCGTTAGCGCCGAAAGATGAAGTGAAATTCTCCGTAGTGGGTTACTACCTTTATGGTGCGCCCGCGAACGGCAATACATTACAAGGGCAGCTTTTCCTGCGCCCTCTGCGTGAAGCGGTTTCTGCATTACCCGGCTTCGAATTTGGCGATATCGCTGCCGAAAACCTTTCCCGCACGCTGGATGAAGTTCAGTTGACGCTGGATGATAAAGGGCGCGGCGAAGTATCTACAGAAAGCCAGTGGAAGGAAACGCATTCCCCATTGCAGGTTATTCTCCAGGGGAGTTTGCTGGAATCGGGTGGTCGCCCGGTGACGCGCCGTGCTGAACAGGCTATTTGGCCTGCCGATGCATTGCCGGGGATCCGCCCGCAGTTCGCCTCGAAATCGGTTTACAATTACCGTACTGACACGACTGTAAAACAACCCATTGTTGATGAAGGCAGCAACGCCGCTTTTGATATCGTTTATAGCGATGCGCAGGGCGTGAAAAAAGCCGTGTCGGGCTTGCAGGTGCGTCTGATTCGCGAACGCCGTGATTACTTCTGGAACTGGTCAGAAGATGAAGGCTGGCAGTCTCAGTTTGATCAAAAAGATCTGATCGAAAATGAACAAACGCTGGATCTTCAGGCGGATGAAACCGGTAAGGTCAGTTTTCCGGTAGAGTGGGGCGCTTATCGTCTGGAAGTCAAAGCGCCGAATGAAGCGGTCAGTAGTGTGCGTTTCTGGGCTGGCTATAGCTGGCAGGACAACAGCGACGGTGGCGGTGCGGTGCGTCCAGATCGCGTCACGATGAAACTGGATAAAGCCAGTTATCGCCCTGGCGATACCATTAAGTTGCATATTGCCGCGCCAACGGCGGGTAAAGGCTACGCGATGGTTGAGTCCAGTGAAGGGCCGCTGTGGTGGCAAGAGATTGATGTTCCGGCACAAGGGCTGGATCTGACGATTCCGGTCGATAAAACCTGGAATCGTCATGATCTTTATTTGAGTACGCTGGTGGTGCGTCCTGGCGATAAATCTCGCTCCGCGACGCCAAAACGTGCGGTTGGTGTGTTGCATTTGCCGCTTGGCGATGAAAACCGTCGTCTTGATCTGGCGCTGGAAACACCGGCAAAAATGCGCCCCAATCAGCCATTAACTGTGAAAATCAAAGCCAGCAATAAAAATGGTGAGATGCCAAAACAGGTGAATGTGCTGGTGTCTGCCGTTGATAGCGGTGTGTTGAATATTACTGATTACGTTACGCCAGATCCGTGGCAGGGGTTCTTCGGTCAGAAACGCTATGGCGCAGACATATACGATATTTACGGTCAGGTCATTGAAGGACAGGGACGCCTGGCAGCACTGCGTTTTGGTGGCGATGGCGATGAACTGAAACGTGGTGGTAAGCCACCGGTCAATCACGTCAATATTGTCGCGCAACAGGCACAGCCGGTAACGCTCAACGAACAGGGCGAAGGTACGGTTACACTGCCGATTGGCGATTTTAACGGTGAATTGCGCGTCATGGCGCAAGCCTGGACGGCAGATGACTTCGGCAGCAACGAAAGCAAAGTGATTGTTGCTGCACCGGTGATAGCCGAACTGAACATGCCGCGCTTTATGGCGAGTGGCGACACTTCGCGTCTGACGCTGGATATCACTAATCTTACTGATAAACCGCAAAAAATGAACGTTGCCCTGACCGCCAGCGGCTTGGTTGAACTGGTAAGCGATTCACCCGCACCTGTTGAATTAGCGCCAGGCGTGCGAACCACGCTGTTTATCCCGGTGCGAGCATTGCCGGGTTATGGCGATGGTGAAATTCAGGCGACTATCAGTGGCCTGAATTTGCCAGGAGAAACCGTTGCCGATCAGCATAAGCAGTGGAAAATTGGCGTCCGTCCGGCATTCCCGGCACAAACAGTCAATTATGGTACGGTGTTGCAGCCTGGTGAAACATGGGCGATTCCGGCTGGCGGACTGCAAAACTTCTCGCCTGTTACGCTGGAAGGGCAATTGTTGTTGAGCGGCAAGCCACCGCTGAACATTGCACGTTATATCAAAGAGTTAAAAGCATATCCGTACGGCTGTCTGGAGCAAACCACCAGCGGTCTGTTCCCGTCGCTCTATACCAATGCAGCCCAGCTACAGGCGTTGGGCATCAAAGGCGACAGTGATGATAAACGCCGTGCGGCAGTTGATATTGGCATTTCCCGCTTGCTGCAAATGCAACGCGATAATGGCGGTTTTGCGCTATGGGATAAATACAGCGACGAAGAGTACTGGCTGACGGCTTATGTGATGGATTTCCTGGTTCGCGCAGGTGAGCAGGGTTACAGCGTGCCGACAGAAGCCATTAACCAAGGGAATGAGCGTCTGCTGCGCTATTTACAAGATCCGGGCATGATGTCGATCCCTTACGCCGATAATCTCAAAGCCAGTAAATTCGCCGTACAGTCTTACGCTGCGCTGGTGTTGTCCCGTCAGCAAAAGGCTCCGCTGGGTGCGCTGCGTGAAATCTGGGAGCATCGTGCAGATGCCGCTTCTGGTTTACCGCTGCTGCAACTTGGCGTTGCGCTGAAAACCATGGGTGATGCGACGCGTGGTGAAGAAGCGATTGCGCTGGCGCTGAAAACGCCGCGTAATGATGAGCGGAAATGGCTGGGCGATTACGGTAGCCCACTGCGCGACAACGCGTTAATGCTCTCCTTGCTGGAAGAAAATAAACTGCTACCCGATGAGCAGTACACTTTGCTGAACACGCTTTCGCAGCAGGCGTTTGGTGAACGCTGGCTATCGACGCAGGAAAGTAACTCGTTGTTCCTGGCTGCCCGTTCGATACAGGATTTACCGGGTAAATGGCAGGTGCAAACCTCTTTCTCTGCCGAGCCGCTGACTGGCGAGAAAACGCAAAACAGCAATCTGCATAGCGATCAACTTGCAACTTTGCAGGTGACCAACAGTGGCGACCAGCCGTTATGGCTGCGTGTGGATGCCAGCGGTTATCCGCAATCCGCACCTTTACCTGCGAGTAATGTGCTGCAAATCGAGCGCCATATTCTTGGTACTGACGGTAAGAGCAAATCGCTGGACTCGTTACGTAGCGGTGATTTGGTACTGGTCTGGTTGCAGGTAAAAGCCAGTAACAGCGTGCCAGATGCGCTGGTGGTTGATTTGCTGCCAGCGGGTCTGGAGCTGGAAAACCAGAACCTGGCTAACGGCAACGCCAGTCTGGAGCAAAGTGGTAGCGAAGTGCAAAACCTGCTTAATCAAATGCAGCAGGCGAGCATTAAGCACATTGAGTTTCGTGATGATCGCTTTGTGGCGGCGGTTGCCGTTGATGAATACCAGCCGGTTACACTGGTATATCTGGCGCGGGCGGTGACGCCGGGAACGTATCAGGTGCCGCAGCCGATGGTGGAATCGATGTATGTTCCTCAATGGCGGGCGACCGGCGCGGCTGAAGATCTGTTGATTGTCAGACCGTAA
- the sseA gene encoding 3-mercaptopyruvate sulfurtransferase — protein MSTTWFVGADWLAEHIDDPEIQIIDARMAPPGQEDRNVAQEYLNGHIPGAVFFDIEALSDHTSPFPHMLPRPETFAVAMRELGVNQDKHLIVYDEGNLFSAPRAWWMLRTFGVEKVSILGGGLAGWQRDDLLLEEGEVELPEGEFNTAFNPEAVVKVTDVLLASHEKTAQIIDARPAARFNAEIDEPRPGLRRGHIPGALNVPWTELVREGELKTTDELDAIFFGYGISYDKPIIVSCGSGVTAAVVLLALATLDVPNVKLYDGAWSEWGARADLPVEPVK, from the coding sequence ATGTCCACGACATGGTTTGTAGGAGCCGACTGGCTCGCCGAACATATTGATGATCCTGAAATTCAGATTATTGATGCCCGCATGGCACCGCCCGGACAGGAAGATCGTAACGTTGCCCAGGAGTATCTCAATGGGCATATCCCCGGCGCAGTATTTTTCGATATCGAAGCTCTTTCCGATCACACCTCCCCGTTTCCGCACATGCTGCCGCGCCCGGAAACGTTCGCCGTAGCGATGCGTGAGTTAGGTGTTAATCAGGACAAACATCTGATTGTCTATGACGAAGGTAATCTTTTCTCAGCCCCGCGAGCATGGTGGATGCTGCGCACCTTTGGCGTGGAGAAAGTGTCGATTCTTGGTGGTGGACTGGCGGGCTGGCAGCGTGATGACCTGCTGTTAGAAGAAGGCGAAGTAGAACTGCCAGAAGGAGAGTTTAACACCGCCTTTAACCCGGAAGCCGTGGTGAAAGTAACCGATGTATTGCTGGCAAGCCATGAAAAAACGGCACAAATTATTGATGCCCGTCCAGCTGCGCGTTTTAACGCTGAAATTGATGAACCTCGCCCTGGTTTACGTCGCGGGCATATTCCTGGTGCGCTAAATGTTCCCTGGACGGAGCTGGTGCGTGAAGGTGAACTGAAGACGACAGATGAACTCGATGCGATATTTTTTGGTTACGGTATCAGCTATGACAAACCGATTATTGTCAGCTGCGGCTCTGGTGTAACGGCCGCCGTTGTGTTGCTGGCACTTGCTACGCTGGATGTGCCAAACGTGAAACTGTACGACGGCGCATGGAGTGAATGGGGGGCGCGAGCAGATTTACCGGTCGAGCCAGTGAAATAA